The nucleotide sequence AAGAACACAAAGATGTTTAAGAGATTTCTATTATAATCTTCAATGATTTTCAAGAGAGCTACAAGATAGCTTTATATACACAGCTAAGGATTGTTCTAGATCTTATCTAGGCTAGCTGTAAAGGTGATTAGTCATCACATTGGGATGAGAGAGCATCGTAACGGTTTTGTACAAGAGCTGGCTTTGTCGTCTTCGTCAATAGCTCTTCCGTACTTGATCTTCCCGTTGATGCTCTGTTCTTAGACACAGAGTCGATTATGTCTGGGcctctcttttcttcttgggCTTTATGTATATCTTCGAGGCCCAATGGCTTGTGTCTATCATATATGTTAACTATACCATATAAATCCAGCTATAGATCACTTATGTATTGAGTGGCAAGTGGAAAGGAGGTCCagatatttatacataaaatatgcTCTTGTTTTGAGTGCTTAGCTTGAACCTATGGTTTCAATTTAAAGATATTTGAAAAAGAGATGCAAGAGGGTCCAAGCCATTGTTGTTAATAATTTGGCTTCACAAATCACAATGGTTAACAAGTTAGCATATATTTGTGTATATGCATTTCCTCTCAGATAAATTCAATTAGTATTTTCTTCGACTCACAACTTACTTTCATTTACATTAACTTTTTGGGATATACTAATAGCAAGAGAGAATTAGCCATTCTCTGTCCGCGAAGGCTTTCCTTAgttatttattaactttaagTCTTTAACTCATACCATATGCAATCGTTTACTCTTTTTCAACTAACTACACAGTATTTTCAAGGAAGCATAATAAACTTAAGCAATTGTGTCTAACTTATCCATGTTTTTAGTGGTACTTTAATtcggaaaacaaaaaaactaatagTAAAAGACAAATCCAATGGATTTCATGCCTTGTTGCGATATAGTAGAATCCAatccaatcttttttttttgttattaaaacaGTAAAATAGTATCATATACCATTTTAATAGAGTAGTGGCTTAACACTATCAAACGAGCACTTGCCAATCAAAATGAAAGTTATTACTAATGACAAAACGACATTATTACATATACGGATATACCTAACTCCCATTTTGACAGAAAGTTGAGACTACTATGCTAAAAAGAATAGACAAAAAGTTAAGACTACCCCTCCATTtgatattataaaaagaaaatatgttccAAGGATGATGGTCACTTTGATCATGGCCCAAATCATTCCCACCCATGGAAAAGATGCTCATGCCATCaaaccttttttcaaaaaaaaaaaaaataataaagggTAGAACCCACATCAAACTAAAAAAGTAAAGTAATTAACCATTTCCTTCTTTCGTACccaataacataaatatttgaTCAATCAACAAATCGAAAATCGAAAatctttgaaaacaaaaaagaaaacactatGGAACTATCTCTAGCATTAACATCAACAGATCATCAGCATCAGGTTAACAATAATCCATCACCTTCAGAAGCACATCCAGACACTATGGATTTTCTATCTCGAGAATGGTGTAATTTTGCTGTCCAGTCGCTTCAGCCCGACCATATCATCTACGACCGTTCCATTGTCCCCGTAGAGACATCACTCGCCAAGTTTCAAGGCGACTTAAGTCTTGTTCCTTGTGGTGTAAGTAACcagagattttttatttatttattcctGATTATTTCTTCAGGTTGCTTTGGtaagtgtttttaattaatgaagATTGTCAAACTAGATGGATAAGAGTATGAAGATGGGCGATGCAGATTTTAAGCCCTCTATGCCTTCATGGAAAACCAATGATGTCAAGGTTAACATATCATgttgaaattataattttctccTATAATACGGTTTGTTTGTTGTATGGATGTTCATATTTTTCctcatattgtttttttatatttataattttgttaagGTTTATTTGATTCACAATTGGTGAATTTTTGgttaatgaaaacatataaaaacccaataaatttacattttagAGAATAAAACAGCGATTAATAGAGAAACTTAAAAGATTATCTtatattgacaatatttttGTTGAACGATGTAAACAGTCATGGATATGGATGCAACAAGCAATGCACCCGGAGTTGAGCTACGATGGCTTCTTCCACAAGAAACTTGTAGAACCCTGTTTTGCTATTTCGTTAggtttgatttttaaataaacgTATTGGTTTTCTGAATTAAAACAATAATGGGATTGTAGAAACTTCCTTGGAAGATTACGCCATCCATAAAGAAATGGTGGAAAGAGATTAAGGCCAAACGAAAAGAAGAAGTGAGGCTACAGAGAGCTGAAGTCCACGCCGCCGTTTCATTAGCCGGTCTGGCTGCAGCTCTAGCCGCCGTAGCTTCAGAGAACGCTGGGAAAGACGGTTGCAATGGTCGACCAACAACTAAAGAGACAGCCGTGGCTTCTGCTGCGGCTGTGGTAGCGGCGCAGTGTGCTCAGATGGCAGAGACAATGGGAGCAAACAGAGACCAGCTCAGCGCAATGATTGGTTCCGCTATGACTGGGACAAGTGTTAGTGAGATACTCACTCTCACTGCCTCAGCTACAACTTGTAAGAAAAAGATTTAAGTTTCTTTCTTTGTGTGTATTCTATAAGTATGCTCTGTTTCTGAGTCATTGGTTTTTGGTAAATAAGCTTTGAGAGGTGCTGCGACG is from Raphanus sativus cultivar WK10039 unplaced genomic scaffold, ASM80110v3 Scaffold3835, whole genome shotgun sequence and encodes:
- the LOC130506967 gene encoding VAN3-binding protein-like isoform X1, with product MELSLALTSTDHQHQVNNNPSPSEAHPDTMDFLSREWCNFAVQSLQPDHIIYDRSIVPVETSLAKFQGDLSLVPCGMDKSMKMGDADFKPSMPSWKTNDVKSWIWMQQAMHPELSYDGFFHKKLKLPWKITPSIKKWWKEIKAKRKEEVRLQRAEVHAAVSLAGLAAALAAVASENAGKDGCNGRPTTKETAVASAAAVVAAQCAQMAETMGANRDQLSAMIGSAMTGTSVSEILTLTASATTSLRGAATLKARRGCKINRLNGSVPVLPIEDSSDLLPEFDKNTSLLAKGTDLSVETPDGDFKVRTVSIVLNKDRKVILKMKKHNLLRTKKECIVTNVHVELYKDSESEDNNIEDTCYLIVLKTNRGAIKLDMEDDYGRYKTWVTTIQHMLTLSSSSSSSFRTKYDLTFYNKN
- the LOC130506967 gene encoding VAN3-binding protein-like isoform X2 produces the protein MDKSMKMGDADFKPSMPSWKTNDVKSWIWMQQAMHPELSYDGFFHKKLKLPWKITPSIKKWWKEIKAKRKEEVRLQRAEVHAAVSLAGLAAALAAVASENAGKDGCNGRPTTKETAVASAAAVVAAQCAQMAETMGANRDQLSAMIGSAMTGTSVSEILTLTASATTSLRGAATLKARRGCKINRLNGSVPVLPIEDSSDLLPEFDKNTSLLAKGTDLSVETPDGDFKVRTVSIVLNKDRKVILKMKKHNLLRTKKECIVTNVHVELYKDSESEDNNIEDTCYLIVLKTNRGAIKLDMEDDYGRYKTWVTTIQHMLTLSSSSSSSFRTKYDLTFYNKN